In the genome of Mucisphaera calidilacus, one region contains:
- a CDS encoding outer membrane protein assembly factor BamB family protein: protein MRRILVLVVVLACCVAARGEVEDFTFLQVSDMHLNPRPEGAAYEPDGRSVKAMAWVAGESGKEQSLEPYQVTAVAPDLTLFTGDLFEYSVIGDTWGDLERALAGFRTTNYLMPGNHDNTWASITPKLRALYMHREGINASVEGHYAFTHKGVRFIQLNTSGLLEAVPAIPRGMLTWLRGELDGLDPSMPIIVSMHHPLIGSRSYASEYDTLRLHEVLRGRNVVLLLDGHWHSAQVRRWHQYDSVCGGSTFGKNTGYNIISIQDGMLRVAYRYKEDPLGMDGLVEKRIDAEPAYLKSELVIPASTRHGEAVRVSLRVTGGDRVTSARLRVDGDVEGMLALEQEGASWSGVIETSSMVPGRHFLAIEAERADGAVFTRAGEFFVEPDPGVMRVERRQLVSGVKAGMIPLDDGVMLASVDGAIYQLGEDLRVRVVMGQGGQIVHGFAGTEDRLFYGRDSGYMQSSRYPTVKERMGWMKNLNEPLYAPAVVADGVVYVGDASGRVHALDATNGEPIWKTKVAAYGIEAACAVTDELVIVGAWDGFIHALDRETGEQRWSVWNAKGQTDRKSRYYGPADSAPVVMGERLFVTDRGYVLGAYTLEGEFEGVVMEGITAISRSEDGEHFYGRGLSDRVMKFDAEGEVVWEVEVPAGRLPVPATERGGRVAVTSNDGLLSVLDAEDGSLVAQVRVSPGLYVQAPAAIDAAGRVYVADLDGVVTRVTLAE, encoded by the coding sequence ATGCGTCGGATTCTGGTGTTGGTTGTTGTGCTGGCGTGCTGCGTGGCGGCGCGTGGTGAGGTGGAGGATTTCACGTTCCTGCAGGTGAGTGACATGCACCTGAACCCGCGGCCGGAGGGTGCGGCTTATGAGCCGGACGGCCGGAGCGTGAAGGCGATGGCGTGGGTGGCGGGTGAGAGCGGGAAGGAGCAGTCGCTGGAGCCTTACCAGGTGACGGCTGTGGCGCCGGACCTGACGCTGTTCACGGGCGATCTGTTTGAGTATTCGGTGATCGGTGACACGTGGGGGGACCTGGAGCGTGCGCTGGCGGGGTTCCGGACCACGAACTACCTGATGCCCGGGAATCACGACAACACGTGGGCGAGCATCACGCCGAAGCTTCGCGCATTGTACATGCACCGCGAGGGGATCAACGCGAGCGTGGAGGGGCATTACGCGTTTACGCACAAGGGCGTGCGGTTCATTCAGTTGAACACGTCGGGTCTGCTGGAGGCGGTGCCGGCGATTCCGCGGGGGATGCTGACGTGGCTGCGCGGGGAGTTGGACGGTCTGGATCCTTCGATGCCGATCATCGTGTCGATGCACCACCCGCTGATCGGCTCGCGGAGTTACGCGAGCGAGTACGACACGCTGCGTCTGCATGAAGTGTTGCGCGGGCGGAACGTGGTGCTGCTGCTGGACGGTCACTGGCATTCGGCGCAGGTGCGCAGGTGGCATCAGTATGACTCGGTGTGCGGCGGGAGCACGTTCGGGAAGAACACGGGCTACAACATCATCTCGATTCAGGACGGGATGCTGCGGGTGGCGTATCGGTACAAGGAGGACCCGCTGGGGATGGACGGCCTTGTGGAGAAGCGGATTGACGCGGAGCCGGCGTATCTCAAGAGTGAGTTGGTGATTCCGGCGTCGACGCGTCATGGCGAGGCGGTGCGTGTGTCGCTTCGTGTGACGGGTGGTGATCGGGTCACGTCGGCGCGGCTTCGTGTGGACGGTGATGTCGAGGGCATGCTTGCGCTGGAGCAGGAGGGCGCGTCGTGGTCGGGTGTGATCGAGACGTCGTCGATGGTGCCGGGTCGTCACTTTCTGGCGATCGAGGCGGAGCGTGCGGACGGCGCGGTGTTCACGCGGGCGGGTGAGTTCTTCGTGGAGCCTGATCCGGGTGTGATGCGTGTTGAGCGTCGTCAGTTGGTGTCGGGGGTCAAGGCGGGGATGATCCCGCTGGATGACGGTGTGATGCTGGCGAGTGTGGATGGCGCGATCTACCAACTCGGCGAGGACCTTCGCGTTCGTGTGGTGATGGGTCAGGGTGGGCAGATCGTGCATGGTTTTGCGGGGACTGAGGATCGGCTTTTCTATGGCCGGGACTCGGGGTACATGCAGAGTTCGCGTTACCCGACCGTGAAAGAACGCATGGGCTGGATGAAGAATCTGAATGAGCCTTTGTACGCGCCGGCGGTCGTTGCGGACGGGGTGGTGTATGTGGGTGATGCGTCGGGTCGTGTGCACGCGCTGGACGCGACGAACGGCGAGCCGATCTGGAAGACCAAGGTTGCGGCGTACGGGATCGAGGCGGCTTGTGCGGTGACGGATGAGCTGGTGATCGTGGGTGCGTGGGACGGTTTTATTCACGCGTTGGACCGTGAGACCGGCGAACAGCGGTGGAGCGTTTGGAACGCGAAGGGCCAGACGGACCGCAAGAGCCGCTACTACGGGCCGGCGGACAGTGCCCCGGTGGTGATGGGCGAGAGGCTGTTCGTGACCGATCGCGGTTACGTGCTGGGCGCGTACACGCTGGAGGGCGAGTTCGAGGGCGTGGTGATGGAGGGGATCACGGCGATCAGCCGGAGTGAGGATGGCGAGCACTTCTACGGCCGTGGCTTGTCGGACCGGGTGATGAAGTTTGATGCCGAGGGCGAGGTGGTGTGGGAGGTTGAGGTGCCTGCGGGTCGTCTGCCGGTGCCGGCTACTGAGCGTGGCGGGCGTGTGGCGGTGACGTCGAACGATGGTCTGCTGAGTGTGCTGGACGCTGAGGACGGCTCGCTTGTGGCGCAGGTGCGTGTTAGTCCCGGGCTGTACGTTCAAGCACCGGCGGCGATTGATGCCGCGGGCAGGGTTTATGTGGCGGACCTGGACGGCGTGGTCACCCGGGTGACGCTGGCCGAGTGA
- a CDS encoding glycoside hydrolase family 5 protein — MHRFLTLILITLLTPLTLMAQDLNGFRRGINLSHWHAQVFDPRGYTNDYFFSKITQQDIDLISRLGFDHVRVSVEPDGLFNNEQPGQLNKSRLYALDVGLRMILKSRLNVILDIHPGEEFKQRLIEDPEARAAFIKNWSALAAHHANHPPQRLWFELLNEPLDYPDDLWQTFQTDIARAVRAAAPNHTIIAAADRWSGIDELLKLKPLEMDNVVYNFHCYDPFIFTHQGANWAGPVPQQVSMVPYPSTPDNVRILIDNTTDVDVIQWLTDYGNQQWNAQRINQRIDQAGDWARQHNVPIMCNEFGVYIPHARAEDRITWSRHMRQALERNGIVWTMWDYKGGFGIADDNLNPNYALAQALGLRPRR; from the coding sequence ATGCATCGATTCCTCACGCTGATCCTGATCACCCTCCTCACACCCCTCACGCTGATGGCACAGGACCTCAACGGCTTCCGACGCGGCATCAACCTCAGCCACTGGCACGCCCAGGTCTTCGACCCACGCGGCTACACCAATGACTACTTCTTCTCCAAGATCACCCAGCAGGACATCGACCTCATCAGCAGACTCGGCTTCGACCACGTCCGCGTCTCCGTCGAGCCCGACGGGCTCTTCAACAACGAACAACCCGGCCAGCTCAACAAGAGCCGACTCTACGCCCTCGACGTCGGCCTCCGCATGATCCTCAAGTCACGCCTCAACGTCATCCTCGACATCCACCCGGGCGAAGAATTCAAACAACGCCTCATCGAGGACCCCGAAGCACGCGCAGCCTTCATCAAGAACTGGTCCGCCCTCGCCGCCCACCACGCCAATCACCCGCCCCAGCGGCTCTGGTTCGAACTCCTCAACGAACCCCTCGACTACCCCGACGACCTCTGGCAGACCTTCCAGACCGACATCGCCAGGGCCGTCCGCGCCGCGGCACCCAATCACACCATCATCGCCGCCGCCGACCGCTGGTCAGGCATCGACGAACTCCTCAAACTCAAACCCCTCGAGATGGACAACGTCGTCTACAACTTCCACTGCTACGACCCCTTCATCTTCACCCACCAGGGCGCTAACTGGGCCGGACCCGTCCCCCAGCAGGTCAGCATGGTCCCCTACCCCTCGACCCCCGACAACGTCCGCATCCTCATCGACAACACCACCGACGTCGACGTCATCCAGTGGCTGACCGACTACGGCAACCAGCAGTGGAACGCCCAACGCATCAACCAACGCATCGATCAGGCCGGCGACTGGGCCCGACAGCACAACGTCCCCATCATGTGCAACGAGTTCGGCGTCTACATCCCCCACGCCAGGGCCGAGGACCGCATCACGTGGTCACGCCACATGCGCCAGGCGCTCGAACGCAACGGCATCGTCTGGACCATGTGGGACTACAAGGGCGGCTTCGGCATCGCCGACGACAACCTCAACCCCAACTACGCACTCGCCCAGGCACTCGGACTCCGGCCACGACGATGA
- the uvrB gene encoding excinuclease ABC subunit UvrB: MREERFQLVSDFSPMGDQPAAIEALTDGIEAGERYQTLLGATGTGKTFTMANVIARVNKPTLIISHNKTLAAQLYEEMRELFPNNAVSYFVSYYDYYQPEAYIPQRDIYIEKDSSRNDDLDRLRMAATSNLVSRRDTIVVASVSCIFGLGSPDAFKNAVMSISVGQMLPRQDFLRGLTDLQYARSEYELKRGTFRVRGDVIELVPASEEFAYRIELFGDEIESLALIHPTSGELLAEEQHLHVFPAVNYVMPEEKLEGALGSIREELDRRVMALRSEAKLLEAQRLLARTKYDLEMMAEVGYCSGVENYSRHLDGRPAGSRPYTLLDYFPSDDWLMMIDESHVTLPQVQAMYNGDQARKRVLVDHGFRLPSALDNRPLKFEEVEKTWSQVVFVTATPGPYEMEQTRGQVVEQIIRPTGLVDPVIEVRPADGQVPDLLTMVRERKAAGERVLVTTLTKRLAEDLAAYLAGQEINCRYLHSEIDTLDRVAILRELREGQFDVLVGVNLLREGLDLPEVSMVAILDADKTGFLRSATSLIQQMGRAARNVNAYVVLYADSVTPAMQAAMDETERRRAKQLAYNAEHGITPKTVEKAIRKGIELELRARRTARKLMNEEVEEEAIDRDELLAELRKQMYEAAESLEFEKAAGIRDQIKQIEASPELKRVPAAMKPEKKPGTPGVRVVKRGKKRKAGQP; encoded by the coding sequence GATCGAGGCGGGTGAGCGTTACCAGACGCTTCTGGGTGCGACGGGGACGGGCAAAACGTTCACGATGGCGAACGTCATTGCGCGGGTGAACAAGCCGACGCTGATCATCTCGCACAACAAGACGCTGGCGGCGCAGCTGTACGAGGAGATGCGGGAGCTGTTCCCGAACAACGCGGTGTCGTACTTCGTGTCGTACTACGACTACTACCAGCCGGAGGCGTACATCCCGCAGCGGGACATCTATATCGAGAAGGACTCGTCGCGGAACGATGACCTGGATCGGTTGCGGATGGCGGCGACGAGCAACCTGGTGTCGCGTCGGGACACGATCGTGGTGGCGTCGGTGTCGTGTATTTTCGGTCTGGGTTCGCCTGACGCGTTCAAGAACGCGGTGATGAGCATCAGCGTGGGTCAGATGCTGCCGCGGCAGGACTTTCTGCGGGGGTTGACGGACCTTCAGTACGCGCGGTCGGAGTATGAGTTGAAGCGTGGGACGTTCCGTGTGCGTGGGGACGTGATCGAGCTGGTGCCTGCGTCGGAGGAGTTCGCGTACCGGATTGAGCTGTTCGGGGATGAGATCGAGTCGCTGGCGCTGATCCATCCGACGTCGGGGGAGTTGCTGGCGGAGGAGCAGCACCTGCACGTGTTCCCGGCGGTGAACTACGTGATGCCTGAGGAGAAGCTGGAGGGTGCGCTGGGTTCGATCCGTGAGGAGCTGGACCGTCGTGTGATGGCGCTGCGTTCGGAGGCGAAGCTGCTGGAGGCTCAGCGTCTGCTGGCGCGGACGAAGTATGACCTGGAGATGATGGCGGAGGTGGGTTACTGCTCGGGCGTGGAGAATTACTCGCGTCACCTTGATGGTCGTCCTGCGGGTTCGCGGCCTTACACGCTGCTGGACTATTTCCCGTCGGACGACTGGCTGATGATGATCGATGAGAGTCACGTGACGCTGCCTCAGGTTCAGGCGATGTACAACGGCGATCAGGCGCGCAAGCGTGTGCTGGTGGATCACGGCTTCCGCCTGCCTTCGGCGCTGGACAACCGGCCGTTGAAGTTCGAGGAGGTGGAGAAGACGTGGAGTCAGGTGGTGTTCGTGACGGCGACGCCCGGGCCTTACGAGATGGAGCAGACGCGGGGTCAGGTGGTGGAGCAGATCATCCGTCCGACGGGGCTGGTGGACCCGGTGATCGAGGTGCGTCCGGCGGACGGTCAGGTGCCGGACCTGTTGACGATGGTGCGGGAGCGGAAGGCGGCGGGCGAGCGTGTGCTGGTGACGACGCTGACCAAGCGTCTGGCGGAGGATCTGGCGGCGTACCTGGCGGGTCAGGAGATCAACTGCCGGTACCTGCACTCGGAGATCGACACGCTGGATCGGGTGGCGATCCTTCGCGAGCTGCGTGAGGGTCAGTTTGATGTGCTGGTGGGCGTGAACCTGCTGCGTGAGGGGCTGGACCTGCCTGAGGTGTCGATGGTGGCGATCCTGGACGCGGACAAGACGGGATTCCTGAGGTCGGCGACGAGTCTGATCCAGCAGATGGGTCGCGCGGCGCGGAACGTGAATGCTTATGTGGTGCTGTACGCGGACTCGGTGACGCCCGCGATGCAGGCGGCGATGGACGAGACGGAGCGTCGTCGTGCGAAGCAGCTGGCATACAACGCGGAGCACGGGATCACGCCGAAGACGGTGGAGAAGGCGATCCGCAAGGGGATCGAGCTGGAGCTCCGGGCGCGTCGGACGGCGCGGAAGCTGATGAACGAGGAGGTGGAGGAGGAGGCGATCGACCGGGACGAGCTGCTGGCGGAGCTTCGGAAACAGATGTACGAGGCGGCGGAGTCGCTTGAGTTCGAGAAGGCGGCGGGGATCCGGGATCAGATCAAGCAGATCGAGGCGTCGCCTGAGTTGAAGCGTGTCCCGGCGGCGATGAAGCCGGAGAAGAAGCCGGGGACGCCTGGCGTGCGTGTGGTGAAGCGTGGGAAGAAGCGGAAGGCGGGTCAGCCTTAA
- a CDS encoding lamin tail domain-containing protein, whose translation MLKTRSLLALALALSTSAASGQVVINEFIYDTNNYDAEDTNREFVELYNAGNGPVDISGWTLDAWDTVDSDGLSGLNASFEIPAGTTLAAGDFYVMGWGSVPNVDQVLTPYYNTPNGNGSQAKQGLFEDRSETIELYSNTGVLQDAVRYEVNKWVSGADANQIFIPAEVFAEIGAGPDIDETNPSASTVPGGLWSNFQSIRADGNISVSRYIDGHDTNVNGYDFGAFKATPGAPNALPSVPQHVVPDVDGLAEGATLTEYTESWVAATVIDPTVVSTLNPTVIVPSPQGGNAIAVSDSSGGTMVAGQELVDKIDIYAYLETSVVTRADGNTPQESTMFGIGTTDANFNIPDPEDKLGATGSNVNGSTGLAWLFLRTDVDATLYLVDAKQGGRDYDTWDILAQYDLTDEAADWARLSIDAENGVATYNDEIINFDAQPDLLGTFYVGFNEFVDGRATRPATWDMVSSVVSLPGDANGDGLVNLLDLSVLASNFDGTDTPYTNADGDFNGDGLVNLLDLSILATNFETTQTPEPAGAALIGLGALALIRRR comes from the coding sequence ATGCTCAAGACACGTTCCTTGCTCGCGCTCGCACTCGCCCTCTCGACCTCCGCCGCCAGCGGCCAGGTCGTCATCAACGAGTTTATCTACGACACCAACAACTACGACGCCGAGGACACCAACCGCGAGTTCGTCGAGCTCTACAACGCCGGCAACGGCCCCGTCGACATCAGCGGCTGGACCCTCGACGCCTGGGACACCGTCGACTCCGACGGACTCAGCGGCCTCAACGCCTCCTTCGAGATCCCCGCAGGCACCACCCTCGCCGCCGGCGACTTCTACGTCATGGGCTGGGGCTCGGTCCCCAACGTCGATCAGGTCCTCACCCCCTACTACAACACCCCCAACGGCAACGGCAGCCAGGCCAAGCAGGGGCTCTTCGAGGACCGCAGCGAAACCATCGAACTCTACAGCAACACCGGCGTGCTCCAGGATGCCGTCCGCTACGAAGTCAACAAGTGGGTGAGCGGCGCCGACGCCAACCAGATCTTCATCCCCGCCGAGGTCTTCGCCGAAATCGGTGCCGGCCCCGACATCGACGAGACCAACCCCTCCGCCTCCACCGTCCCCGGCGGCCTCTGGAGCAACTTCCAGTCCATCCGCGCCGACGGCAACATCTCCGTCAGCCGCTACATCGACGGCCACGACACCAACGTCAACGGCTACGACTTCGGCGCCTTCAAGGCCACCCCCGGCGCACCCAACGCACTCCCCTCCGTCCCACAACACGTCGTCCCCGACGTCGACGGCCTCGCCGAGGGCGCGACCCTCACCGAATACACCGAGTCCTGGGTCGCAGCCACCGTCATCGACCCCACCGTGGTCTCCACCCTCAACCCCACCGTCATCGTCCCCTCACCCCAGGGCGGCAACGCCATCGCAGTCTCCGACTCCTCCGGCGGCACCATGGTCGCCGGCCAGGAACTCGTCGACAAGATCGATATCTACGCCTACCTCGAAACCTCCGTCGTGACCCGCGCCGACGGCAACACGCCGCAGGAATCCACGATGTTCGGCATCGGCACGACCGACGCCAACTTCAACATCCCCGACCCCGAAGACAAGCTCGGCGCCACCGGATCCAACGTCAACGGCTCCACCGGCCTCGCCTGGCTCTTCCTCCGCACCGACGTCGACGCCACCCTCTACCTCGTCGACGCCAAGCAGGGCGGACGCGACTACGACACCTGGGACATCCTCGCTCAGTACGACCTCACCGACGAAGCCGCCGACTGGGCACGTCTCTCCATCGATGCCGAGAACGGCGTCGCCACCTACAACGACGAAATCATCAACTTCGACGCACAGCCCGATCTCCTCGGCACCTTCTACGTCGGCTTCAACGAGTTCGTCGACGGCCGCGCCACCCGGCCCGCCACCTGGGACATGGTCAGCTCCGTCGTCAGCCTCCCCGGCGACGCCAACGGCGACGGCCTCGTCAACCTCCTCGACCTCTCCGTCCTCGCCTCCAACTTCGACGGAACCGACACCCCCTACACCAACGCCGACGGCGACTTCAACGGAGACGGACTGGTCAACCTCCTCGACCTCTCCATCCTCGCCACCAACTTCGAAACCACACAGACACCCGAGCCCGCCGGGGCTGCGCTCATCGGCCTCGGTGCCCTCGCACTGATCCGCCGCCGCTGA
- a CDS encoding helix-turn-helix domain-containing protein: protein MEPLLEHLTPTPQSSFRLYTRVDDHFSFEWHHHPEYELTLILEGYGRRFVGDSIHGYEAGDLVLIGPYLPHTWQSDESSSDNTAVVIHFTEAWVKQGVGSWPELQYLARMLDRSTHGLLFDERTRARAAEGLKALSSMSGLGRLARLLEVLYGLASDPKARTIASPGYRRSSRPIDPRIDRVCRFVNDRINEELTQREVAAMIRMKPTSFSRLFKRAMGKTFIEYVHELRIANACRGLVESDDPITDVCFRSGFNNVSNFNRVFRRLVGVSPRAYRRQFHEPAARA, encoded by the coding sequence ATGGAACCGTTACTCGAGCATCTGACGCCGACGCCCCAGTCTTCGTTTCGCCTGTACACGCGCGTGGATGATCACTTTTCATTCGAGTGGCATCACCATCCGGAGTACGAGTTGACGCTGATTCTGGAGGGTTATGGTCGCCGTTTCGTGGGCGATTCGATTCACGGGTACGAGGCGGGTGACTTGGTGCTGATCGGCCCGTATCTGCCGCACACGTGGCAGTCGGACGAATCGTCTTCGGACAACACGGCGGTGGTGATCCACTTCACGGAGGCGTGGGTGAAGCAGGGTGTGGGGAGTTGGCCGGAGTTGCAGTATCTGGCGCGGATGCTGGATCGCTCGACACACGGGCTGCTGTTCGATGAGCGGACGCGTGCGCGTGCGGCGGAGGGTCTCAAGGCGTTGTCGTCGATGTCGGGGCTTGGGCGTCTGGCCCGTCTGCTGGAGGTTCTGTACGGGTTGGCGAGTGACCCGAAGGCACGGACGATCGCGTCGCCGGGGTATCGCCGTTCGTCGCGACCGATTGACCCTCGGATTGATCGGGTGTGTCGTTTCGTGAATGACCGGATCAACGAGGAGCTGACCCAGCGTGAGGTTGCGGCGATGATCCGGATGAAGCCGACGAGCTTCTCGCGTCTGTTCAAGCGTGCGATGGGCAAGACGTTTATTGAGTACGTGCATGAGCTGCGGATCGCGAACGCGTGCCGCGGCCTGGTTGAGTCGGATGACCCGATCACGGACGTCTGTTTCCGTTCGGGCTTCAACAATGTTTCGAATTTTAATCGTGTGTTCCGGAGGCTGGTGGGCGTGAGTCCGCGAGCGTATCGACGACAGTTCCACGAGCCTGCGGCGCGTGCGTGA
- a CDS encoding lamin tail domain-containing protein gives MERVTTSTLLIAALMGFGANADAQVYVNEVLYDLDVNDNSGSSEPDGEFIELYNAGTADVDLSGWVLDTRDPFGAGPNYPLPAGSIIPAGGYFVVGSANVPNVDYTPLPRPASGLASQDQGYMEDRNETVELYDAAGALIDAVAFETSKGIATTDPVIGAQLGGGIYASQSLVPGVGVGQSMSRYLDGVDTDVNGYDFGQLPQTPGASNNLPQVVSHNVPDVDGLATGTTLTGDYTASYINPEVIDPTVVSAMNPTAIPASPQGGNAIAMADFGGTFATSNELVDGFDIYAYIDTNPTPLRGGANPSAESTMFGIGNSGIFFNVPDPASRLSVGSGINGSTGLAWLISRSEVDVFLYLVDAKNGGQNSTWDILAEFDLTGVDADWARLSIDAENGVAMYNDNVVNFDAQPELLGPFYAGHNEFIDGFASRPATWDVVPEPASLALTGLGCLAMLRRR, from the coding sequence ATGGAACGCGTCACCACTTCAACCCTGCTCATCGCAGCACTCATGGGCTTCGGCGCCAACGCCGACGCCCAGGTCTACGTCAACGAGGTCCTCTACGACCTCGACGTCAACGACAACAGCGGTTCGTCCGAACCCGACGGCGAGTTCATCGAGCTCTACAACGCCGGCACCGCCGACGTCGACCTCTCCGGCTGGGTCCTCGACACCCGCGACCCCTTCGGCGCCGGCCCCAACTACCCCCTCCCCGCCGGCTCGATCATCCCCGCGGGCGGCTACTTCGTCGTCGGTTCGGCCAACGTCCCCAACGTCGACTACACCCCGCTTCCCCGTCCCGCCTCCGGCCTCGCGTCGCAGGACCAGGGCTACATGGAAGACCGCAACGAGACCGTTGAGCTCTACGACGCGGCCGGCGCCCTGATCGACGCCGTGGCCTTCGAGACCTCCAAGGGCATCGCCACCACAGATCCCGTCATCGGTGCACAGCTCGGCGGCGGCATCTACGCCAGCCAGAGCCTCGTCCCCGGCGTCGGCGTCGGCCAGTCGATGAGCCGCTACCTCGACGGCGTCGATACCGATGTCAACGGCTACGACTTCGGCCAGCTCCCCCAGACACCCGGTGCCTCCAACAACCTCCCCCAGGTCGTCAGCCACAACGTCCCCGACGTCGACGGCCTCGCCACCGGCACCACCCTCACCGGCGACTACACCGCCTCCTACATCAACCCCGAGGTCATCGACCCCACCGTTGTCTCCGCGATGAACCCCACCGCCATCCCCGCTTCACCGCAGGGCGGCAACGCCATCGCCATGGCCGACTTCGGCGGCACCTTCGCCACCTCCAACGAACTCGTCGATGGCTTCGACATCTACGCCTACATCGACACCAACCCCACCCCGCTCCGTGGCGGCGCGAACCCCTCCGCCGAGTCCACCATGTTCGGCATCGGTAACTCCGGCATCTTCTTCAACGTCCCCGACCCCGCCAGCCGCCTCAGCGTCGGCTCGGGCATCAACGGCTCGACCGGCCTGGCCTGGCTCATCTCCCGCAGCGAAGTCGACGTCTTCCTCTACCTCGTCGACGCCAAGAACGGCGGCCAGAACAGCACCTGGGACATCCTCGCCGAGTTCGACCTCACCGGCGTCGACGCCGACTGGGCCCGCCTCTCCATCGATGCCGAGAACGGCGTCGCCATGTACAACGACAACGTCGTCAACTTCGACGCGCAGCCCGAACTCCTCGGCCCCTTCTACGCCGGCCACAACGAGTTCATCGACGGCTTCGCCAGCCGCCCGGCCACCTGGGACGTCGTCCCCGAGCCGGCATCACTCGCCCTCACCGGTCTGGGCTGTCTCGCCATGCTGCGTCGTCGCTAA
- a CDS encoding phytanoyl-CoA dioxygenase family protein, with the protein MNLTMESAALTEALDQPFALSATHLERFAKFGYVKIPGVLSPELLEAVREPIGRVVQANNKHAGVPIEERDTYGKAFIQVTNIWEQSEEARRFVMGKRLGRIAAELLGVAGVRLYHDQALYKEPSGGITPWHLDQYYWPLATDRTVTVWIPLVEIPIEMGPLSFAAGSQELDFGRDMAISDDSETALRDALEREAYPVEASAYALGEVSFHLGWTAHRAGPNRGERAREVMTMIYMDRDMTLMEPKHENQRHDREVFCPGIEVGAVCDSPKNPIVYEA; encoded by the coding sequence ATGAATCTGACCATGGAATCAGCGGCACTGACGGAGGCGTTGGATCAGCCCTTTGCGCTGAGCGCGACGCATCTCGAGCGCTTCGCGAAGTTCGGTTACGTCAAGATCCCGGGTGTGTTGTCGCCTGAGTTGCTGGAGGCGGTCCGCGAGCCGATCGGGCGGGTCGTGCAGGCGAACAACAAGCATGCGGGTGTTCCGATCGAGGAGCGTGACACGTACGGCAAGGCGTTCATTCAGGTGACGAACATCTGGGAGCAGAGCGAGGAGGCCAGGCGTTTTGTGATGGGCAAGCGTCTGGGGCGCATCGCGGCGGAGCTGCTGGGTGTTGCCGGTGTGCGTCTGTACCACGATCAGGCGTTGTACAAGGAGCCATCGGGCGGGATCACGCCCTGGCATCTGGATCAGTACTACTGGCCCCTGGCGACCGACCGGACGGTGACGGTGTGGATTCCGCTGGTGGAGATCCCGATCGAGATGGGTCCGCTGAGTTTTGCGGCCGGCAGTCAGGAACTGGATTTTGGTCGCGACATGGCGATCTCGGATGACAGCGAGACGGCGTTGCGTGACGCGTTGGAGCGTGAGGCTTATCCGGTGGAGGCGTCGGCCTACGCGCTGGGTGAGGTGTCGTTCCACCTTGGCTGGACGGCGCACCGCGCGGGTCCGAACCGTGGCGAGCGTGCGCGTGAGGTCATGACGATGATCTACATGGACCGCGACATGACGCTCATGGAGCCGAAGCACGAGAACCAGCGGCATGACCGCGAGGTATTCTGCCCGGGTATTGAGGTGGGTGCGGTGTGCGACAGCCCGAAGAATCCGATTGTCTATGAGGCGTGA